One Paenibacillus sp. J23TS9 DNA segment encodes these proteins:
- a CDS encoding iron ABC transporter permease, which yields MNQPQPQPRRQPTLRPNSRWSALTTSRHFVYVLIAPLFLILLAYVIYPFFQTFLQSIKQEGSFSLQNYSRFFSLDHTANLEALWTSVYISVLSVLTCGIVGISMAFLLERYDFPGRKLLSVLVLVPMALPPLIGVLSFEFLYGSSGIIPRGLQHLLHLEKPPFTLKGIWGVLVVHTFTMYTYFYMTASSAIKGLDPSLEEAAANLGANRFTIWRRVILPMLTPAIVAASLLVFMISMASYTAPLIFGIERTMTMQIYLSRTNGDLDMAATQSTLLSIVSILFLILMRWYQGARNYQNMSKGVSVHRTEVKSRAGRNVSMMLSFLGVLVLMLPILVIVLLAFSEDGKWTTQVLPPSYTLDHFKDLFTDSKTWRPIANSFKISIVATIGNLLFGVAAAYAIVRMRFKGKTLLDILIMLPWALPGTVVAVNLITAFSEPNAFSFGQVLIGTFWILPLAYFVRHLPLIFRSTSSTLMQTDRSVEEAARNLGASWWYTFRRVVFPMALSGILAGTLLALVEGIGEFVASILLYTNKTTPISVEIFQRMYAFEFGTACAYGVLQIVMIILVLYVSRRLTGGNAGSAI from the coding sequence ATGAACCAACCACAACCACAACCGCGGCGGCAGCCGACACTTCGTCCGAACAGCCGCTGGAGCGCGCTGACGACGTCGCGGCATTTCGTCTACGTGCTGATCGCGCCGCTGTTTCTCATCCTGCTGGCCTATGTCATATATCCATTTTTCCAGACGTTCCTGCAGAGCATCAAGCAGGAGGGGAGCTTTTCGCTCCAAAATTATTCCCGCTTCTTCAGCCTAGACCATACAGCGAACCTCGAAGCGCTGTGGACGAGCGTGTACATTTCGGTGCTCAGTGTTCTCACCTGCGGCATCGTGGGCATCAGCATGGCGTTCCTGCTCGAAAGGTATGATTTCCCCGGCCGCAAGCTGCTGTCGGTGCTCGTCCTCGTACCCATGGCGCTGCCGCCGCTGATCGGGGTGCTGTCCTTTGAATTTTTGTACGGATCGAGCGGGATCATCCCGCGCGGTCTGCAGCATTTGCTCCATCTGGAAAAGCCGCCATTTACCTTAAAAGGCATCTGGGGCGTGCTCGTCGTCCATACGTTTACGATGTACACCTATTTCTATATGACCGCGTCTTCGGCGATCAAAGGGCTTGACCCTTCGCTGGAGGAAGCTGCTGCGAACCTTGGCGCAAACCGCTTCACCATTTGGCGGCGGGTGATTCTGCCCATGCTGACGCCCGCGATCGTCGCGGCATCGCTGCTCGTATTCATGATCTCGATGGCGTCCTATACGGCCCCATTGATTTTCGGGATCGAGCGGACGATGACGATGCAGATTTACCTGTCGCGCACGAATGGTGACCTGGACATGGCCGCGACGCAGTCGACGCTGCTGTCCATCGTGTCCATCCTGTTCCTCATCCTGATGAGATGGTATCAGGGCGCAAGGAACTACCAAAACATGAGCAAGGGCGTCAGCGTGCACCGGACCGAGGTGAAGAGCCGGGCCGGGCGCAACGTCTCGATGATGCTGTCTTTTCTCGGGGTGCTCGTGCTCATGCTGCCGATCCTCGTGATCGTGCTGCTCGCGTTTTCCGAAGACGGGAAGTGGACGACCCAGGTTTTGCCGCCGTCGTACACGCTTGATCATTTCAAGGATTTGTTCACCGACAGCAAAACATGGCGTCCGATCGCGAACAGCTTCAAAATCAGCATCGTTGCCACGATCGGCAACCTGCTGTTCGGTGTCGCCGCCGCCTACGCTATTGTGCGCATGCGCTTCAAAGGCAAAACGCTGCTCGATATCCTGATCATGCTGCCTTGGGCGCTGCCGGGAACGGTCGTGGCCGTGAACCTGATCACGGCGTTCAGCGAGCCGAATGCATTCTCGTTCGGGCAGGTGCTGATCGGCACGTTCTGGATTTTGCCGCTCGCGTATTTCGTCCGGCATCTGCCACTGATCTTCCGCTCGACGTCGTCGACACTGATGCAGACCGACCGCTCGGTGGAGGAAGCGGCGCGTAACCTGGGCGCATCCTGGTGGTACACCTTCCGCCGCGTCGTGTTCCCGATGGCGCTGAGCGGCATCCTGGCGGGCACGCTGCTGGCCTTGGTGGAGGGCATCGGCGAGTTCGTCGCCTCGATCCTGCTGTACACGAACAAGACGACGCCGATCTCGGTCGAGATTTTCCAGCGGATGTATGCGTTCGAATTCGGAACCGCCTGCGCGTACGGCGTGCTGCAAATCGTCATGATCATTCTTGTGCTATACGTTTCCCGCAGACTGACCGGCGGCAATGCCGGCTCCGCGATTTAA
- a CDS encoding ABC transporter ATP-binding protein yields MIGVTLDRVSKTFGGAKGVEDVDVHIKPGEFFTFLGPSGCGKTTTLRMIAGFYYPSDGRILFGEQNVTNMPPNKRNTGMVFQNYALFPHMTVFENIAFGLQVRKQGKAEIREKVTRAQKLVHLDGYGERRIDQLSGGQQQRVALARALVIEPNILLLDEPLSNLDAKLRDETRQEIKRLQLELGITTIYVTHDQSEAMSMSDRIMVMKDGVVQQIGAPLEIYNRPANRFVASFIGETNLWEGTVERVEGGLADIRIAPDVLLTGLAANASPACKLAAGRKVTLSVRPEAIREAGLPEQGEANTLSVKVRLSEFTGVSVNVIAEAGPLSVKALFVGQGQRMREPGEEMLLAVAPNSIYFLE; encoded by the coding sequence ATGATTGGAGTCACGCTGGATCGCGTCAGCAAAACGTTTGGCGGGGCCAAAGGTGTGGAGGACGTGGACGTACATATCAAGCCAGGCGAGTTTTTTACCTTTCTGGGCCCGAGCGGCTGCGGCAAGACGACCACTTTGCGCATGATTGCCGGCTTTTACTACCCCAGCGACGGGCGCATCCTGTTCGGGGAGCAGAATGTGACCAATATGCCGCCCAACAAGCGCAACACGGGCATGGTTTTTCAAAACTACGCCTTATTCCCACACATGACCGTCTTTGAGAATATTGCTTTCGGTCTCCAAGTCCGTAAACAGGGGAAGGCGGAGATACGCGAGAAGGTGACGCGCGCCCAGAAGCTCGTGCATCTGGACGGCTACGGCGAGCGCCGCATCGACCAGCTGTCGGGCGGCCAGCAGCAGCGGGTCGCGCTCGCACGCGCTTTGGTGATCGAACCGAATATTCTCCTGCTCGATGAGCCGCTGTCCAACCTCGACGCAAAGCTGCGGGACGAGACGAGGCAGGAAATCAAAAGGCTGCAGCTGGAGCTCGGCATCACGACGATCTACGTAACGCATGATCAATCGGAAGCGATGTCGATGTCCGACCGGATCATGGTCATGAAGGACGGCGTCGTGCAGCAGATCGGCGCGCCGCTTGAAATATACAACCGCCCGGCCAACCGTTTTGTCGCCTCGTTCATCGGCGAAACCAATCTGTGGGAAGGCACGGTGGAACGCGTGGAAGGCGGTCTGGCGGATATTCGGATCGCGCCGGATGTGCTGCTGACCGGCCTCGCCGCGAACGCTTCGCCCGCATGCAAGCTGGCGGCGGGACGGAAGGTGACGCTGTCGGTACGTCCGGAGGCCATCCGGGAGGCCGGCCTGCCTGAACAAGGTGAAGCCAATACGTTATCGGTGAAGGTGCGGCTGTCGGAGTTCACCGGCGTCAGCGTGAACGTGATCGCGGAAGCCGGACCGCTGTCCGTGAAAGCTTTGTTCGTCGGGCAGGGGCAGCGCATGAGGGAGCCGGGCGAGGAAATGCTGTTAGCCGTGGCTCCCAATAGCATTTACTTTTTGGAATAA